In Nostoc piscinale CENA21, the genomic stretch TATCTCGATGCCACCAGAGCTTAAGGCTGATAAGATTAATGGTAGTGATGGCACCAAAATCAAAATCACAATAAATAGCCAAGCTTGATAGTTAGCAGTCAGGCAGAGGAAAAAAAATTGCACACCCTGCTAAAATAATCAAAAATCCTAAAATTAGATAACTGTAATTGTTATCTAACATCATATCTAAATCAAAAAATATTCTTTTGAACTGTGTTAATAGGAATGGGAATACAGGCTGTGATGGTAATTGGCTGTTTACTTCATTATTTGATAGTAAGAATTGCAAAAATTTGGCTAATCCAATAATTAGCCAAGGAATAAATGCAAAAAAAGGCGACAACTGAGGCTGAGAGGTAAGCAAGAAAAGCTGTATTAAAACGAAATCCGGCAATTGTGATCACATAAATTCCATGTGCGATCGCAACCAATGTACTCCATATACAGGTGTAGAGACTTAATATTAAAGTGACTGTATAAAGACTCCAATTCGTAAACTGATCTGGTGTTGATTTATTGCCAGATGTTGACTCTAGCCGTAAAGCTCGAATGAGTGCGGCATTGTTAATAATAATAGTGACAAACCACAGAATATATTCTTGGGCTTCTGTGCCATATATCAGATAAACTGGAGAAACTGCGGCCAGTGCGATCGCAATCCCAGATAGTGATATAGGTACAGGAAATAATTCTCGACATAACCAATAAATAGCCGGAAATACCAACAAGCTAAGACAAGCTGATAAACTGCGAATCGATGTAATTGAATTACCAAAAATCTCTAGCCAAAATCGCGCGATCGCATAATAAAGTGGTGTACGCTGTGGATTTTCTTTAGCTAAAGACATAATTGTATCACTCAGTCCTTTTTGGGAATTAACACCTTGGAACTGAGCCAAACTCTCTGGAGAAACAACACGAGCATTAAATAATTGCTGTTTGATTTCCGCGACTGTATAACCAGAAATTCGCAATGATGTATATGTTTCATCATGGGAATAAACTTTACTATCTAGGTTAAAAAAGCGGAACAATACAGCCATTACCAGCAAAACAATAATGAAAAACCGCAACCAACTTGGCATGATTGTGTTCT encodes the following:
- a CDS encoding glycosyltransferase family 39 protein, giving the protein MQQNTIMPSWLRFFIIVLLVMAVLFRFFNLDSKVYSHDETYTSLRISGYTVAEIKQQLFNARVVSPESLAQFQGVNSQKGLSDTIMSLAKENPQRTPLYYAIARFWLEIFGNSITSIRSLSACLSLLVFPAIYWLCRELFPVPISLSGIAIALAAVSPVYLIYGTEAQEYILWFVTIIINNAALIRALRLESTSGNKSTPDQFTNWSLYTVTLILSLYTCIWSTLVAIAHGIYVITIAGFRFNTAFLAYLSASVVAFFCIYSLANYWISQIFAILTIK